The proteins below come from a single Piscinibacter gummiphilus genomic window:
- a CDS encoding aspartate/glutamate racemase family protein, whose product MTTPLHIGIVGCSAEGASLCYRTLCAEAPALMGRAHAHPEVSMHTPSLAAYVDCLDRGDMQGVADLMLASAHKLASIGAELLICPDNTIHQAFTLVAPNAPRPWLHIADEVARVAAGRGFRRVGVLGTHWLVKSEVYPQALQAHGIEAVRPPDDDRDALGRIIMDELVPGIVKPVSVAALQRIVERLAAQGCDAVVLGCTELPLVLGDHNCVLPTLDSTRLLARGALAQAVTGQRLT is encoded by the coding sequence GTGACGACCCCCTTGCACATCGGCATCGTCGGCTGCTCGGCCGAGGGGGCCTCGCTCTGCTACCGCACCTTGTGCGCCGAAGCGCCGGCCTTGATGGGCCGGGCGCATGCACACCCCGAGGTGTCGATGCACACGCCCTCGCTCGCGGCCTATGTCGACTGCCTCGACCGCGGCGACATGCAAGGCGTGGCCGACCTGATGCTCGCTTCGGCGCACAAGCTGGCCAGCATCGGCGCAGAGCTGCTGATCTGCCCCGACAACACCATCCACCAGGCCTTCACGCTCGTGGCGCCAAATGCGCCACGGCCCTGGCTGCACATCGCCGATGAAGTGGCGCGCGTCGCGGCCGGGCGTGGCTTTCGCCGCGTCGGTGTGCTGGGCACACACTGGCTGGTGAAGAGCGAGGTCTACCCGCAGGCGCTGCAAGCCCACGGCATCGAGGCCGTGCGCCCGCCCGATGACGACCGCGATGCGCTCGGCCGCATCATCATGGACGAGCTGGTGCCCGGCATCGTGAAGCCGGTGTCGGTCGCAGCGCTGCAACGCATCGTCGAGCGCTTGGCGGCGCAGGGGTGTGATGCGGTGGTGCTCGGTTGCACCGAACTGCCGCTGGTGCTGGGCGATCACAACTGTGTGCTGCCGACGCTCGACAGCACGCGGCTGCTGGCCCGCGGCGCCCTCGCGCAGGCCGTCACGGGTCAGCGGTTGACCTGA